In Triticum aestivum cultivar Chinese Spring chromosome 5B, IWGSC CS RefSeq v2.1, whole genome shotgun sequence, the following proteins share a genomic window:
- the LOC123116103 gene encoding heavy metal-associated isoprenylated plant protein 23 — MGVGGTLDYLSELLGGGGRRRSYKQKRKQFQTVELKVRMDCDGCELKVRNALSSMKGVQSVEINRKQYKVTVQGFVEPHKVVKRVQATGKKAEIWPYIPYNLVAHPYAAQTYDKKAPPGYVRKVDAVMPVASYGGPGAGPAQEERLTTMFSDDNPNACSVM; from the exons ATGGGTGTGGGTGGGACTCTGGACTACTTGTCCGAGcttctcggcggcggcggccggcgccggagctaCAAGCAGAAGAGGAAGCAGTTCCAGACGGTGGAGCTCAAGGTCCGGATGGACTGCGACGGCTGCGAGCTTAAAGTCAGGAACGCCCTCTCCAGCATGAAAG GGGTGCAGTCGGTGGAGATCAACCGGAAGCAGTACAAGGTGACGGTGCAGGGGTTCGTGGAGCCGCACAAGGTGGTGAAGCGGGTGCAGGccaccgggaagaaggccgagaTCTGGCCATACATCCCCTACAACCTCGTCGCGCACCCCTACGCCGCGCAGACCTACGACAAAAAGGCGCCCCCGGGCTACGTGCGCAAGGTGGACGCCGTCATGCCCGTCGCCAGCTACGGCGGCCCCGGCGCCGGCCCCGCGCAGGAGGAGCGGCTCACCACCATGTTCAGCGACGACAACCCCAACGCCTGCTCCGTCATGTGA